In a single window of the Emys orbicularis isolate rEmyOrb1 chromosome 11, rEmyOrb1.hap1, whole genome shotgun sequence genome:
- the LOC135885347 gene encoding cilia- and flagella-associated protein 251-like: protein MGQQEASPGQKLGNRCPSSSTGAGGESSRSLEAPCNTEAECSSTAGEETPWRPPTDQSEKKDLAPEEKAEEDEDPATEGEEEEEDLETEEEEKQEEEVLTTEKEEEVEDLAIKEEEDLDTVEKEEEENLSGEEEEEEEEEENRRRRKKKVKEEEEKDVALVEEHLIMEQKEEEKDLAMEQEEEEEEHLPMEEEEEDLAMGVEHLAMEQVEEEEDLATEEEEEDLAMEKAQATEEDKEDLDQEEEKEEDPLMEEDEDVAMQEKEEEVLATEEKEVEED from the exons AtgggccagcaggaggcatccCCAGGGCAGAAGCTGGGGAATCGCTGCCCCAGCAGCTCAACTGGTGCCGGAGGGGAGAGCAGCCGCTCCCTGGAGGCTCCCTGCAACACGGAGGCCGAGTGCTCCTCCACTGCAGGTGAGGAGACCCCCTGG AGACCCCCCACGGACCAGTCAGAGAAGAAGGACCTTGCCCCTGAGGAAAAGGCAGAGGAGGATGAAGATCCGGCCacagaaggagaggaagaggaggaagacctagagacagaggaggaggagaagcaggaagaggaagtcctgaccacagaaaaagaggaggaggtggaggacctAGCCATAAAAGAGGAGGAAGACCTGGACacagtggagaaggaggaggaggagaacctgtctggagaagaggaagaagaagaggaggaggaggagaat agaaggaggaggaagaagaaggtaaaggaagaggaagagaaggacgtGGCCCTGGTGGAGGAACACTTGATCATGGAgcaaaaggaagaagagaaggacctggccatggagcaggaagaggaggaagaggagcacctgcctatggaggaagaggaggaggacctgGCCATGGGAGTGGAGCACTTGGCCATGGAgcaggtggaagaggaggaggacctggctacagaggaggaagaggaggacctGGCCATGGAGAAGGCCCAGGCCACAGAGGAGGACAAGGAGGACCTGgaccaggaggaggagaaggaagaggacccGCTAATGGAAGAGGATGAGGATGTGGCCatgcaggagaaggaagaggaggtacTGGCTACGGAGGAAAAAGAAGTGGAAGAGGATTAG